The following are encoded together in the Culex pipiens pallens isolate TS chromosome 1, TS_CPP_V2, whole genome shotgun sequence genome:
- the LOC120426967 gene encoding uncharacterized protein LOC120426967 has translation MDSDSDDDFCASEAVKYVILNSEKRFGIHPINRERAQYGEYHTLYPQLRADPGKFRSYLRMSEDTFNYILKLVEPELMKEWSNFIKTPITPREKLFITLRFLATGISYNAIHFSYRIGVSTAAEIVKETCRAIWNHLQPLHMPQPTEQSFLMVARGYWQLWDFPNCLGSIDGKHIRIQCPPQSGSMYFNYKKFFSVVLQAVADANYKFVTIEVGAFGKQSDGGTFRASTLHDLMRTGQLGIPPDAPLPGSNITAPFVLVGDEAYPLLPNLLRPFSRRNCDEKGEYFNERLSKARKCIECAFGGINAKWRILWKPIETDVTTAELITKAICVLHNTIIDREGTAELLREVEYFQQHIRPTRARRSNPVNVSSGRVVREKFSDFVWNNKI, from the exons ATGGATTCAGATTCTGACGACGATTTTTGTGCCTCTGAAGCGGTGAAATACGTTATTCTCAACTCGGAAAAAAGGTTTGGGATTCACCCAATTAACCGAGAACGCGCGCAATATGGGGAGTACCACACTCTGTACCCCCAGTTACGTGCCGACCCGGGTAAATTTAGGAGTTACCTACGCATGTCAGAGGACACATTTAATTATATTCTGAAACTTGTGGAACCAGAACTGATGAAAGAGTGGAGCAATTTTATCAAAACCCCGATAACTCCAAGAGAAAAGCTGTTCATTACATTGAG GTTTCTGGCCACTGGAATTTCTTACAACGCAATACATTTTTCATACCGCATCGGAGTATCTACAGCCGCAGAGATTGTTAAGGAAACATGCCGTGCGATATGGAACCACCTTCAGCCTTTGCACATGCCTCAACCAACGGAACAATCATTTTTGATGGTCGCACGAGGCTATTGGCAGTTGTGGGACTTTCCCAATTGTCTCGGCAGTATCGATGGCAAGCACATCCGGATCCAGTGCCCTCCCCAATCAGGTTCGATGTACTTTAactataaaaagtttttttcggtgGTCCTACAAGCCGTAGCTGATGCGAACTACAAGTTTGTTACAATTGAGGTTGGAGCTTTTGGGAAACAGAGCGACGGAGGAACATTCAGGGCATCTACTTTACATGATCTGATGAGAACCGGACAGCTCGGGATCCCCCCAGATGCTCCACTACCCGGATCCAACATTACTGCCCCATTCGTTCTCGTCGGGGATGAGGCGTACCCCCTCTTGCCAAACTTGCTGAGGCCTTTTTCCCGAAGAAATTGTGACGAAAAGGGCGAATACTTTAACGAAAGATTGTCCAAAGCTCGTAAGTGCATTGAATGCGCGTTCGGTGGTATTAATGCAAAATGGCGTATTTTGTGGAAGCCCATCGAAACCGATGTAACAACTGCTGAACTGATAACGAAAGCCATATGCGTGCTACATAACACTATTATCGACCGTGAAGGTACAGCTGAATTGTTGAGAGAAGTCGAATATTTTCAACAGCATATTAGGCCAACCCGTGCCAGACGATCTAATCCCGTGAATGTAAGCAGTGGACGAGTCGTCCGAGAGAAGTTCTCGGATTTTGTGTGGAACAATAAAATTTGA
- the LOC120426968 gene encoding uncharacterized protein LOC120426968 isoform X3, translating into MINSTLTFHIALRLRQKLCSVDILRKKWKALRDIYRRELQKIPEARSGDAADGDQNYSTWAHFKSMAFVRDQMRPRKMSGNLQSGNSVNQQEPEENEENECAYEEEHLDESAEDTFEVPNPPPAESGSPVGPSPPPKKKRMSKDNNVARLIDIETKKLQLLERKVASKERDEDEAFLESLLPHLRKLDPEQKLLCRMKMQSVVLEHVYSHGNSIDGNNNV; encoded by the exons ATGATCAATTCTACACTAACATTTCATATAGCGCTACGTCTCAGACAAAAGCTAT GTTCTGTTGACATTCTCAGGAAGAAGTGGAAGGCTTTGCGCGATATTTACCGACGTGAATTGCAGAAAATCCCAGAAGCACGGTCTGGAGACGCCGCGGACGGAGACCAAAATTATTCGACCTGGGCCCACTTTAAAAGCATGGCATTCGTGCGTGACCAAATGCGGCCAAGGAAAATGAGTGGCAATCTACAATCGGGAAATTCGGTGAACCAACAAGAGCCTGAGGAAAACGAAGAAAATGAGTGCGCGTACGAAGAGGAGCACCTTGACGAAAGTGCGGAAGATACGTTCGAGGTTCCAAATCCGCCTCCTGCCGAATCAGGCAGTCCAGTTGGGCCAAGCCCCCCCCCAAAGaaaaagagaatgtccaaaGACAACAATGTGGCACGGCTGATTGACATCGAAACCAAAAAGCTACAACTGCTGGAAAGAAAGGTGGCTTCAAAAGAGCGAGATGAAGACGAAGCTTTTCTTGAAAGCCTTCTGCCGCATCTCCGAAAGCTGGATCCCGAGCAAAAACTGCTTTGCAGAATGAAAATGCAGAGTGTTGTTCTGGAGCATGTGTATTCCCACGGAAACAGTATTGACGGAAACAACAATGTTTAA
- the LOC120426968 gene encoding uncharacterized protein LOC120426968 isoform X2: protein MINSTLTFHIALRLRQKLCTWCFLKRYRSSVDILRKKWKALRDIYRRELQKIPEARSGDAADGDQNYSTWAHFKSMAFVRDQMRPRKMSGNLQSGNSVNQQEPEENEENECAYEEEHLDESAEDTFEVPNPPPAESGSPVGPSPPPKKKRMSKDNNVARLIDIETKKLQLLERKVASKERDEDEAFLESLLPHLRKLDPEQKLLCRMKMQSVVLEHVYSHGNSIDGNNNV, encoded by the exons ATGATCAATTCTACACTAACATTTCATATAGCGCTACGTCTCAGACAAAAGCTATGTACATGGTGCTTTTTGAAACGTTATCGGA GTTCTGTTGACATTCTCAGGAAGAAGTGGAAGGCTTTGCGCGATATTTACCGACGTGAATTGCAGAAAATCCCAGAAGCACGGTCTGGAGACGCCGCGGACGGAGACCAAAATTATTCGACCTGGGCCCACTTTAAAAGCATGGCATTCGTGCGTGACCAAATGCGGCCAAGGAAAATGAGTGGCAATCTACAATCGGGAAATTCGGTGAACCAACAAGAGCCTGAGGAAAACGAAGAAAATGAGTGCGCGTACGAAGAGGAGCACCTTGACGAAAGTGCGGAAGATACGTTCGAGGTTCCAAATCCGCCTCCTGCCGAATCAGGCAGTCCAGTTGGGCCAAGCCCCCCCCCAAAGaaaaagagaatgtccaaaGACAACAATGTGGCACGGCTGATTGACATCGAAACCAAAAAGCTACAACTGCTGGAAAGAAAGGTGGCTTCAAAAGAGCGAGATGAAGACGAAGCTTTTCTTGAAAGCCTTCTGCCGCATCTCCGAAAGCTGGATCCCGAGCAAAAACTGCTTTGCAGAATGAAAATGCAGAGTGTTGTTCTGGAGCATGTGTATTCCCACGGAAACAGTATTGACGGAAACAACAATGTTTAA
- the LOC120426968 gene encoding uncharacterized protein LOC120426968 isoform X1, which produces MSQSQEIESEDLISGVFERPALWDQASKSYRNRVAIDKAWSSLAAKLQLPDGKGSVDILRKKWKALRDIYRRELQKIPEARSGDAADGDQNYSTWAHFKSMAFVRDQMRPRKMSGNLQSGNSVNQQEPEENEENECAYEEEHLDESAEDTFEVPNPPPAESGSPVGPSPPPKKKRMSKDNNVARLIDIETKKLQLLERKVASKERDEDEAFLESLLPHLRKLDPEQKLLCRMKMQSVVLEHVYSHGNSIDGNNNV; this is translated from the exons ATGTCCCAGTCCCAGGAAATCGAATCGGAAGACTTGATTTCTGGAGTATTTGAGAGACCCGCCTTGTGGGACCAGGCTTCAAAGTCATACCGTAACCGAGTGGCCATAGATAAGGCGTGGTCAAGTTTGGCCGCCAAACTGCAACTTCCTGACGGCAAAG GTTCTGTTGACATTCTCAGGAAGAAGTGGAAGGCTTTGCGCGATATTTACCGACGTGAATTGCAGAAAATCCCAGAAGCACGGTCTGGAGACGCCGCGGACGGAGACCAAAATTATTCGACCTGGGCCCACTTTAAAAGCATGGCATTCGTGCGTGACCAAATGCGGCCAAGGAAAATGAGTGGCAATCTACAATCGGGAAATTCGGTGAACCAACAAGAGCCTGAGGAAAACGAAGAAAATGAGTGCGCGTACGAAGAGGAGCACCTTGACGAAAGTGCGGAAGATACGTTCGAGGTTCCAAATCCGCCTCCTGCCGAATCAGGCAGTCCAGTTGGGCCAAGCCCCCCCCCAAAGaaaaagagaatgtccaaaGACAACAATGTGGCACGGCTGATTGACATCGAAACCAAAAAGCTACAACTGCTGGAAAGAAAGGTGGCTTCAAAAGAGCGAGATGAAGACGAAGCTTTTCTTGAAAGCCTTCTGCCGCATCTCCGAAAGCTGGATCCCGAGCAAAAACTGCTTTGCAGAATGAAAATGCAGAGTGTTGTTCTGGAGCATGTGTATTCCCACGGAAACAGTATTGACGGAAACAACAATGTTTAA